A segment of the Streptomyces sp. L2 genome:
CACCCACCTGTGGGCGGAAGGGCCGGACGACGCGTCCGCGCAGTCCCTGCTGGACGAGTGGTCGGCCGTCGTGGACAGCGCCGGACGATAGGCCCCGCACGGCCGGACGATAAGCCCCGCACGGCCGCAGGACGGTACGGCCCGGCGTCCACGCGCGCGTGCCGGACAAGTGCCCCCAAGGGGGCCTGTCCGGCATGCCGGTGGGGCCGTTCGGAGGTACTCCCGGCGACATGCGACGATGTGCGGCATGCCGCAGCAACCCCCCGTTCGGAGCAGCCCCACGCGGCCGCGGCGTCCGGACGCCTCCATGTCGTTGATCACCAACGTCATGGACCACAGCCTGGACGACGGGTATGCCGAGGCCGCCGCCCGGAAGACGTCCGAGGACGGAGGCGGTCTGCCGAAGACCCTCAGGGCGAAGCTGGGCCTGGCCGTCGGTCTCGTCCTGACGGCACTCGTCGTCACCGTCGGGGCGGCCCAGGCGCACCACGCCGCGCCCGTGGTGGCCAAAGAGCGGACGGAACTGATCGACCGCGTCGACAGCGAGACGGCGTCCGCGGACAAGCTGCAGACCACGGTCGACAAGCTGCGTGACGACGTCAGCGCACAGCAGCGGGCAGCCCTGAAGCAGAGCGGCGGCAGCGCCCAGGCGGACCTCGTGGGCCTGTTGTCGGGCGCCACGGCCGTGCACGGCCCCGGTGTGAAGCTGGTCGTGAACGACGCCAAGGAAGCCAGCACCGGTGGCGACGGCACCAACCCGCGTGAGACGTCCGGTTTCTCCGACACCGGGCGGGTGCGCGACCGGGACATGCAGCGGGTGGTCAACGGGCTGTGGGCCTCCGGCGCCGAGGCCGTGTCCATCAACGGCCAGCGGCTGACGTCCCTGTCCGCGATCAGGGCCGCGGGAGACGCGATACTGGTCGACAACAGGCCGCTGGTGCCGCCGTACACGGTGCTGGCGGTGGGGGACGGGGAACGGCTGAGCACCCGCTTCCAGGACAGTGCCGACGGTCTCTACCTGCACGCGCTGGAGCAGAACTACGGCATCCGGGCCACCATCTCCACCGAGGGCGACGTCCGGTTGCCTGCGGCACCGAGCGTGATCGTACGCACCGCGCAGCCGACCACCGAGAAGACTGAGAAGGGCACATCGTGATCGCCGTACTGGGCCTCGTCGTGGGAGTCGTGGCCGGACTGTTGGTCCGGCCCGAGGTTCCGGCGGTCGTCGAGCCTTATCTGCCGATCGCCGTCGTCGCGGCGCTGGACGCCGTGTTCGGCGGCCTGCGGGCCATGCTCGACGGCATCTTCGACGACAAGGTGTTCGTGGTGTCGTTCCTCTCGAACGTGGTGGTGGCCGCGCTGATCGTGTTCCTGGGCGACAAGCTCGGTGTCGGCGCCCAGCTGTCCACCGGGGTCGTGGTCGTGCTGGGCATCCGCATCTTCTCCAACGCCGCGGCGATCCGCCGGCACGTCTTCCGGGCGTGAGGCCGATGAGCGAGAAGGACGAGCAGCCGGAGAACAGGCTGCGCAGGGA
Coding sequences within it:
- a CDS encoding DUF881 domain-containing protein, giving the protein MCGMPQQPPVRSSPTRPRRPDASMSLITNVMDHSLDDGYAEAAARKTSEDGGGLPKTLRAKLGLAVGLVLTALVVTVGAAQAHHAAPVVAKERTELIDRVDSETASADKLQTTVDKLRDDVSAQQRAALKQSGGSAQADLVGLLSGATAVHGPGVKLVVNDAKEASTGGDGTNPRETSGFSDTGRVRDRDMQRVVNGLWASGAEAVSINGQRLTSLSAIRAAGDAILVDNRPLVPPYTVLAVGDGERLSTRFQDSADGLYLHALEQNYGIRATISTEGDVRLPAAPSVIVRTAQPTTEKTEKGTS
- a CDS encoding small basic family protein, which gives rise to MIAVLGLVVGVVAGLLVRPEVPAVVEPYLPIAVVAALDAVFGGLRAMLDGIFDDKVFVVSFLSNVVVAALIVFLGDKLGVGAQLSTGVVVVLGIRIFSNAAAIRRHVFRA